From Mucilaginibacter rubeus, a single genomic window includes:
- a CDS encoding GMC oxidoreductase, protein MSANTYDAIVIGSGISGGWAAKELTQKGLKTIMLERGRNIEHIKDYVNATKDPWEFPHRGGRTQKMIEDYPVLKRDYPLNETNLDYWASDKDSPYTEIKRFDWFRGYHVGGRSLMWGRQSYRWADVDFEANLKDGIAVDWPIRYKDIAPWYSYAEQFAGISGNKDGLPILPDGDFMPPMEMNVVEKDVSKRLKEFYKEARHMIIGRTANITVPHNNRTNCQYRNKCWLGCPFGAYFSTQSATLPAAMATGNLTVRPWSIVTKILYDKDTKKAKGVEVLDAETNKTYEYFAKIVFVNASTINSAWILMNSATDVWEGGLGSSSGELGHNLMDHHLNVSAYGRIEGYEDKYYFGRRANGFYIPRYRNLNGEKRDYIRGFGYQGSASREGWSRDIAELNIGGAFKDALTEPGSWHIGMGAFGETLPYHDNKVTIDKTKKDKWGLPVVAIDAELKANELKMRIDMEKDGKEMLEAIGAKEVQTSSTNPFLGRGIHEMGTARMGRDPKTSVLNQWNQVWDAKNVFVTDGSCMTSAACQNPSLTYMALTARAANYAVDALKKGEI, encoded by the coding sequence ATGTCTGCAAACACTTATGACGCAATAGTCATTGGCTCAGGAATTTCAGGCGGGTGGGCTGCCAAAGAACTTACACAAAAGGGTTTGAAAACCATCATGCTTGAGCGTGGTCGTAATATCGAACACATTAAAGATTATGTGAACGCGACCAAAGATCCTTGGGAATTTCCGCACAGAGGCGGTCGTACCCAAAAAATGATTGAGGATTACCCGGTTCTGAAGCGCGACTATCCGTTAAACGAGACCAACCTTGACTATTGGGCAAGTGATAAAGACAGCCCTTACACCGAAATTAAAAGGTTTGACTGGTTCCGTGGTTACCACGTGGGCGGTCGTTCATTGATGTGGGGACGTCAGTCATACCGCTGGGCGGATGTTGATTTTGAAGCCAACCTGAAAGATGGCATCGCTGTTGACTGGCCTATCCGTTATAAAGATATTGCTCCATGGTATAGCTATGCCGAGCAATTTGCCGGTATTTCTGGTAATAAAGATGGTTTACCAATCCTTCCTGATGGCGATTTTATGCCACCAATGGAAATGAATGTTGTTGAAAAAGACGTTTCAAAACGCCTTAAAGAATTCTATAAAGAAGCACGCCACATGATTATTGGCCGTACCGCCAATATCACCGTGCCGCATAACAACCGTACCAACTGCCAGTACCGTAATAAATGCTGGTTAGGTTGTCCTTTTGGTGCTTATTTTAGCACGCAGTCGGCTACTTTACCTGCGGCTATGGCTACCGGTAATTTAACTGTGCGCCCGTGGTCTATCGTTACCAAAATTTTGTACGATAAAGACACCAAAAAAGCAAAAGGCGTAGAAGTACTGGATGCTGAAACCAACAAAACTTATGAGTACTTCGCTAAGATCGTATTCGTAAACGCTTCAACAATCAACTCTGCATGGATCCTGATGAATTCGGCTACTGATGTTTGGGAAGGCGGCTTAGGCAGCAGCAGCGGCGAGCTTGGCCATAACCTGATGGACCACCACCTTAATGTTAGTGCTTATGGCAGGATTGAAGGCTATGAGGATAAGTATTATTTCGGTCGCCGTGCAAATGGTTTCTATATCCCGCGCTATCGTAACCTTAACGGCGAAAAACGTGATTATATCCGGGGTTTCGGTTACCAGGGTTCGGCAAGCCGCGAAGGCTGGAGCCGTGATATTGCCGAACTGAACATCGGTGGTGCATTTAAAGATGCATTAACCGAACCGGGTTCATGGCATATAGGTATGGGCGCTTTCGGCGAAACATTGCCTTACCATGATAACAAGGTTACTATCGACAAAACCAAAAAAGATAAATGGGGCTTACCTGTTGTTGCCATTGATGCCGAATTAAAAGCAAACGAGCTGAAAATGCGTATCGATATGGAAAAAGACGGCAAAGAAATGCTGGAAGCCATCGGTGCTAAAGAAGTGCAAACTTCCAGCACTAATCCGTTCCTTGGCCGTGGCATTCACGAAATGGGTACCGCACGTATGGGCCGCGATCCAAAAACTTCAGTGTTGAACCAATGGAACCAGGTATGGGATGCTAAAAACGTATTTGTTACTGATGGTTCATGTATGACGTCGGCAGCGTGCCAGAACCCGTCACTTACTTACATGGCTTTAACTGCACGTGCCGCTAACTATGCGGTTGACGCGCTTAAAAAAGGGGAAATTTAA
- a CDS encoding gluconate 2-dehydrogenase subunit 3 family protein, with the protein MNRREAIGRVGLILGGTIIGAEFFISGCKSSSPKVNDLFTQDDVALMDEIGETILPATSTPGAKAAEIGKFMTVMVQDCYTADDQKIFTKGLKDLNDASDKKFGKKFLEATPEQRTELLTALDKEQKDYTKTKKPEDPNHYFRMLKELTLLGFFTSKPGATQALRYIAVPGKYDGNLPYKKGDKAWAT; encoded by the coding sequence ATGAATAGAAGAGAAGCGATAGGCAGGGTAGGTTTGATCCTTGGCGGTACCATCATCGGCGCCGAGTTTTTCATCTCCGGATGTAAATCATCTTCGCCAAAAGTAAACGACCTTTTTACACAGGATGATGTGGCCCTGATGGATGAAATTGGCGAAACCATTTTGCCTGCAACCTCAACCCCAGGTGCTAAAGCGGCCGAAATTGGCAAGTTTATGACTGTTATGGTACAGGATTGCTATACTGCCGATGATCAGAAGATCTTTACCAAAGGTTTAAAAGACCTGAATGATGCAAGCGACAAAAAATTTGGTAAAAAGTTTTTGGAGGCTACTCCGGAGCAACGTACCGAGTTGTTAACCGCGCTTGACAAAGAACAAAAAGATTATACCAAAACTAAAAAACCCGAAGATCCTAACCATTACTTCAGGATGCTGAAAGAATTAACCCTGCTTGGTTTCTTCACTTCAAAACCGGGTGCTACACAGGCTTTACGTTATATTGCCGTTCCTGGTAAATATGATGGTAACCTGCCATACAAAAAAGGCGATAAAGCCTGGGCAACCTAA
- a CDS encoding Gfo/Idh/MocA family protein: MKLRLGMIGGGQGAFIGAVHRIAARIDGEYELVCGAFSSNAEKSQASGLLLGLPASRSYSSYQELIEKEKQLPENERVQVISIVTPNHVHFAPTKMALENGFHVVLDKPMTFSLEEAKELEKVVKASGKLFCLTHTYTGYPMVKEAKQLIKAGAIGAVKKVYVEYPQGWLSTFLEGEDNKQASWRTDPGKSGIAGAMGDIGTHAFNLAEYVTGLEVTKICADINIVVPGRKLDDDGAALLKFNNGASGVLTATQIAAGEENNVKIRVYGEKGGLEWHQSDANSLTVMYTDKPAETWRTGGGYTSSFAQHNTRTPAGHPEGYLEAFANLYRNFALTVKAGLEGKEATPEELDFPGIEEGVRGMAFIENVIASGKSDLKWTDFTI; this comes from the coding sequence ATGAAATTAAGATTAGGAATGATCGGCGGCGGACAAGGCGCCTTTATTGGTGCCGTGCATCGTATAGCCGCCCGTATTGATGGCGAATATGAACTGGTTTGCGGCGCTTTCAGCAGCAACGCCGAAAAATCACAGGCCAGCGGTCTTTTGCTCGGTTTACCGGCAAGCCGCTCATACAGCTCATACCAGGAACTAATTGAAAAAGAAAAACAACTGCCTGAGAACGAACGCGTGCAGGTGATCAGCATCGTAACGCCTAACCATGTGCATTTTGCCCCAACCAAAATGGCGCTTGAGAATGGATTTCACGTGGTGCTTGATAAACCCATGACCTTTTCGCTTGAAGAGGCTAAAGAATTGGAAAAAGTAGTAAAGGCATCAGGTAAACTGTTTTGCCTTACACATACTTACACCGGCTACCCTATGGTTAAGGAAGCTAAGCAACTGATAAAAGCAGGTGCTATAGGCGCTGTTAAAAAAGTTTACGTTGAGTATCCGCAGGGATGGTTAAGTACATTTTTAGAAGGAGAAGATAACAAACAAGCTTCATGGCGTACAGATCCGGGTAAAAGCGGTATTGCAGGTGCAATGGGCGATATAGGTACGCACGCCTTTAACCTGGCCGAGTACGTTACCGGTTTAGAGGTGACAAAGATTTGCGCCGATATTAACATTGTAGTCCCTGGTCGCAAGCTGGATGATGATGGTGCTGCCCTTTTGAAATTCAACAACGGCGCAAGCGGCGTGCTTACTGCTACGCAGATTGCTGCCGGCGAAGAAAATAACGTAAAGATCAGGGTGTATGGTGAAAAAGGTGGTTTAGAGTGGCACCAGAGCGATGCTAATTCATTAACCGTTATGTACACCGATAAGCCTGCCGAAACCTGGCGTACAGGTGGTGGCTATACCAGCTCATTCGCACAGCATAACACACGTACCCCTGCCGGTCACCCCGAAGGTTACCTGGAAGCATTTGCCAACCTATACCGCAATTTTGCTTTAACAGTAAAAGCGGGTTTGGAAGGTAAAGAAGCTACTCCTGAGGAATTGGATTTCCCGGGTATTGAAGAGGGCGTTCGTGGAATGGCCTTTATCGAAAATGTGATTGCATCGGGTAAATCGGACCTCAAATGGACTGATTTCACTATTTAA
- a CDS encoding sugar phosphate isomerase/epimerase family protein has translation MTTIKGPAIFIAQFIGDAAPFNSLESICQWAAGLGYKGVQLPTLDARFIDLQKAAESKTYADEIKGIVNAAGLEITELSTHLQGQLVAVNPVYDTLFDGFAPEHLRGNPAERQKWAVQQLKYAAQASKNLGLNASVTFSGALLWPMVYPWPQRPAGIVETAFEELAKRWTPILDVYEENGIDLCYEIHPGEDLHDGITYEMFLDHVKGHKRANLLYDPSHFVLQCLDYLEYIDLYHERIKMFHVKDAEFNPTGRQGVYGGYQNWVDRAGRFRSLGDGQVDFKSIFSKLTQYDFKGWAVLEWECALKHPEDGAREGAQFIKDHIIRVTERAFDDFAASGSDDAFNRKTLGI, from the coding sequence ATGACTACTATAAAAGGACCTGCCATATTTATAGCACAGTTTATAGGCGACGCTGCTCCATTTAACAGCCTTGAATCTATCTGCCAGTGGGCGGCTGGTTTGGGCTACAAAGGTGTACAGTTGCCAACGCTTGATGCACGCTTTATCGACCTGCAAAAAGCTGCCGAAAGCAAAACCTATGCTGATGAAATTAAAGGCATAGTTAATGCTGCGGGTTTAGAAATAACCGAACTATCAACTCACCTGCAAGGTCAGCTGGTTGCGGTAAACCCGGTTTATGATACCTTATTTGATGGTTTTGCACCTGAACATCTGCGTGGCAACCCGGCCGAAAGGCAGAAATGGGCTGTTCAACAGTTGAAGTACGCTGCACAGGCCTCAAAGAATTTAGGCTTAAACGCTTCGGTTACCTTTAGCGGCGCGTTGCTTTGGCCTATGGTATACCCATGGCCTCAACGCCCTGCCGGTATTGTTGAAACGGCTTTTGAAGAACTGGCCAAACGCTGGACTCCGATACTGGATGTTTACGAAGAAAATGGCATCGACCTTTGCTACGAGATCCATCCGGGCGAAGACCTGCATGATGGTATCACTTATGAAATGTTCCTTGATCATGTAAAAGGCCACAAACGTGCCAACTTGCTGTATGATCCATCGCACTTTGTATTGCAATGCCTGGATTACCTGGAATATATCGATCTGTACCATGAACGTATTAAGATGTTCCATGTTAAGGATGCTGAGTTTAATCCAACCGGACGCCAGGGTGTTTACGGTGGCTACCAGAACTGGGTTGACCGTGCCGGTCGTTTCCGTTCATTGGGCGATGGACAGGTTGATTTTAAATCGATATTCAGCAAACTAACACAATATGATTTTAAAGGATGGGCCGTGCTTGAATGGGAATGCGCGCTTAAACATCCTGAAGACGGCGCAAGAGAAGGCGCTCAATTCATTAAAGATCATATTATCCGTGTTACCGAACGTGCTTTTGACGATTTCGCAGCATCAGGCTCTGACGACGCGTTCAACAGGAAAACGTTAGGGATATAA
- a CDS encoding Gfo/Idh/MocA family protein, with protein sequence MTEEKDKTPNPSRRQFLKSGAIAAAGFMIVPRHVLGGKGFIAPSDKLLIAGVGAGGKGQSDIANFYKSGKAEIAFLCDVDDRRSAKSRGDFPKAKYYKDWREMFDKEHKHFDAVSVSTPDHNHAIITYNAMQLNKHVYVQKPLTHDIWEARMLTEAAKKYKVVTQMGNQGSSNDGTRLLSEWYDADLIGDVHTVYCWTNRPVWPQGIAWPPPQPNIPKELDWDLWLGTAPKKDYVDKLVPFNWRGWWDYGTGALGDMGCHLVEAPFRVLGIQYAKDVQASVGSVYVDEFKEGHFPESCPPSSHITLTFPKTEKTKGDVTLHWMDGGIQPERPIELLASERFGGEEGNGTLFIGTKGKMYASTYSDAPTLLPKSLTKDAKAPQKWARVPGGAEGHYAQWVEGCIAGYGKTELSSSFDKAGPLTEALLMANLAVRGHELQGGRVKLVWDNQAMKVTNFDAVNQYIKRDYREGFVLKA encoded by the coding sequence ATGACTGAAGAAAAGGACAAAACCCCTAATCCGTCGAGAAGGCAATTTCTTAAAAGCGGCGCCATAGCGGCAGCTGGCTTTATGATCGTTCCGCGCCATGTACTGGGCGGTAAAGGCTTCATTGCCCCGAGCGATAAATTGTTAATTGCCGGCGTTGGTGCAGGTGGTAAAGGCCAAAGCGATATCGCTAACTTTTACAAAAGCGGTAAAGCTGAAATCGCTTTCCTATGCGACGTGGACGACAGAAGATCGGCCAAATCACGCGGCGATTTCCCTAAAGCAAAGTATTATAAAGATTGGCGCGAGATGTTTGACAAAGAACACAAGCATTTTGATGCCGTATCGGTTTCAACACCAGACCATAACCATGCTATCATCACATACAATGCGATGCAGTTAAACAAGCACGTTTATGTTCAGAAACCGTTAACCCATGATATTTGGGAAGCCCGTATGTTAACCGAGGCTGCCAAAAAATACAAAGTGGTAACGCAAATGGGTAACCAGGGTTCATCAAATGATGGTACACGTTTACTTTCAGAATGGTATGATGCCGATCTGATTGGTGATGTACATACCGTTTATTGCTGGACAAACCGCCCTGTTTGGCCACAAGGTATAGCATGGCCTCCGCCACAGCCAAACATTCCTAAAGAATTGGATTGGGACCTGTGGTTGGGTACTGCACCTAAAAAAGATTATGTTGATAAACTGGTTCCATTTAACTGGCGCGGCTGGTGGGATTACGGAACCGGTGCCCTTGGCGATATGGGCTGTCACCTGGTTGAGGCTCCTTTCCGCGTGTTGGGTATCCAGTATGCAAAAGATGTTCAGGCCAGTGTTGGTAGCGTTTATGTAGATGAGTTTAAAGAAGGTCACTTCCCTGAAAGCTGCCCTCCTTCAAGCCACATTACATTAACTTTCCCTAAAACGGAAAAAACTAAAGGTGATGTTACCCTGCACTGGATGGACGGTGGTATTCAGCCAGAAAGACCTATCGAATTGTTAGCAAGCGAAAGGTTTGGCGGCGAAGAAGGCAACGGTACTTTATTCATTGGTACAAAAGGAAAAATGTATGCAAGTACTTATTCTGATGCGCCAACGTTGTTACCAAAATCGCTTACCAAAGATGCGAAAGCTCCGCAAAAATGGGCTCGTGTACCAGGCGGTGCCGAGGGTCACTATGCGCAGTGGGTTGAAGGCTGTATTGCCGGTTACGGTAAAACAGAATTAAGCTCATCGTTTGATAAGGCTGGTCCACTTACCGAGGCATTATTGATGGCAAACCTTGCTGTTCGCGGTCATGAATTACAAGGTGGCAGGGTAAAATTAGTTTGGGATAACCAGGCTATGAAAGTTACCAACTTCGATGCAGTTAACCAATACATTAAACGCGATTACCGCGAAGGTTTCGTGTTGAAAGCGTAA